A portion of the Kineosporia corallincola genome contains these proteins:
- a CDS encoding sodium-translocating pyrophosphatase gives MHQGFQAATTTADVNLEGRNLTLVVAVFVIAVVALGVAAAFRRLVLAAPDGTRSMVEIGTAVQEGAAAYLRRQFRTLAAFVVLVLIVLFLLPGDTGVRIGRGIFFVVGALFSAAIGYLGMSLAVRANVRVAEAARKGDRDEGMRLAFRTGGFVGMCTVGLGLLGASAVVLLYEGDAPSVLEGFGFGAALLAMFMRVGGGIFTKAADVGADLVGKVEQNIPEDDPRNAATIADNVGDNVGDCAGMAADLFESYAVTLVAALILGKAAFGLEGLVFPLIVPALGAITAVLGVVITRTRPGESGLAAINRGFGISAVVSAVLCGIASFTYLPSSFADFTGGDEVVAGLDGDPRLIAFAAVMIGIVLAGVILWLTGYYTGTDKRPTMDVADTTTTGAATVVLSGIGLGLESAVFTTGIIAAAVFGAFTLGGVSIWLSLFLIALAGCGLLTTVGVIVAMDTFGPVSDNAQGIAEMSGDVDGEGAQILTELDAVGNTTKAITKGIAIATAVLAATALFGSYTDAWQGALVDSGAALNELGRSFSLEIVQPNTLVGLMLGAAVVFLFSGLAINAVTRAAGAIVVEVRRQFRENPGIMDHSVKPEYGRVVDICTRDSLRELATPGLLAALAPVAVGFGLGIGPLAGYLAGAIGAGALMAVFLANSGGAWDNAKKIVEDGHHGGKGSPAHAAAVIGDTVGDPFKDTAGPSINPLIKVMNLVAVLIAPAVVQLSVGEDASAALRYTIAGIAVVIIVAALVVTRRRTVDYGDGAGTGPQAPVTAGHPATAVTGQPVAKTVDVGETAPSASSRTTP, from the coding sequence ATGCATCAAGGCTTTCAGGCTGCCACCACCACGGCAGATGTGAATCTCGAAGGTCGGAATCTGACGCTGGTCGTCGCGGTCTTCGTCATCGCGGTCGTGGCCCTCGGAGTGGCGGCGGCCTTCCGCCGGCTCGTCCTCGCGGCCCCCGACGGCACCCGCAGCATGGTCGAGATCGGCACCGCCGTGCAGGAGGGTGCGGCCGCCTACCTGCGCCGCCAGTTCCGCACGCTGGCCGCCTTCGTCGTCCTCGTGCTGATCGTCCTCTTCCTCCTGCCCGGCGACACCGGGGTACGGATCGGCCGGGGCATCTTCTTCGTCGTCGGGGCCCTGTTCTCCGCCGCCATCGGCTACCTGGGCATGTCCCTGGCGGTCCGGGCCAACGTCCGGGTCGCCGAGGCCGCCCGCAAGGGTGACCGGGACGAGGGCATGCGCCTGGCCTTCCGCACCGGTGGCTTCGTCGGCATGTGCACGGTCGGCCTGGGGCTGCTCGGCGCCTCGGCCGTCGTCCTGCTCTACGAAGGCGACGCGCCCTCCGTGCTGGAGGGATTCGGTTTCGGCGCAGCCCTGCTCGCGATGTTCATGCGGGTCGGCGGCGGCATCTTCACCAAGGCCGCCGACGTCGGCGCCGACCTGGTCGGCAAGGTCGAGCAGAACATCCCGGAGGACGACCCACGCAACGCCGCCACGATCGCGGACAACGTCGGCGACAACGTCGGTGACTGCGCCGGCATGGCCGCCGACCTGTTCGAGTCGTACGCCGTCACCCTGGTGGCCGCGCTGATCCTGGGCAAGGCCGCCTTCGGGCTCGAAGGTCTGGTGTTCCCGCTGATCGTGCCCGCGCTGGGCGCGATCACGGCGGTGCTCGGCGTCGTCATCACCCGCACCCGCCCGGGCGAGAGCGGCCTGGCCGCCATCAACCGGGGCTTCGGCATCTCCGCCGTGGTCTCCGCCGTGCTCTGCGGGATCGCCTCGTTCACCTACCTGCCGTCCTCGTTCGCCGACTTCACCGGCGGCGACGAGGTGGTGGCCGGGCTGGACGGCGACCCGCGCCTGATCGCCTTCGCCGCCGTGATGATCGGCATCGTCCTGGCCGGCGTGATCCTCTGGCTCACCGGCTACTACACCGGCACCGACAAGCGCCCGACCATGGACGTCGCCGACACCACCACGACCGGCGCCGCCACCGTGGTGCTCTCGGGCATCGGCCTCGGCCTGGAGTCGGCGGTCTTCACCACCGGCATCATCGCCGCGGCCGTGTTCGGCGCCTTCACGCTGGGCGGTGTCTCGATCTGGCTGTCGCTGTTCCTCATCGCCCTGGCCGGCTGCGGTCTGCTGACCACGGTCGGCGTGATCGTCGCGATGGACACCTTCGGCCCGGTCAGCGACAACGCCCAGGGCATCGCGGAGATGTCCGGCGACGTGGACGGCGAGGGCGCGCAGATCCTCACCGAGCTCGACGCCGTCGGCAACACCACCAAGGCCATCACCAAGGGCATCGCGATCGCCACCGCGGTGCTCGCGGCCACGGCCCTGTTCGGTTCCTACACCGACGCCTGGCAGGGGGCACTCGTCGACAGCGGCGCGGCCCTGAACGAGCTGGGCCGCAGCTTCAGCCTGGAGATCGTGCAGCCCAACACCCTGGTCGGCCTGATGCTGGGCGCCGCTGTGGTGTTCCTGTTCTCCGGTCTGGCGATCAACGCGGTCACCCGGGCGGCCGGGGCCATCGTGGTCGAGGTGCGGCGCCAGTTCCGTGAGAACCCCGGAATCATGGACCATTCCGTGAAGCCGGAGTACGGCCGCGTGGTCGACATCTGCACCCGGGACTCGCTGCGTGAGCTGGCCACGCCCGGTCTGCTCGCCGCCCTGGCCCCGGTCGCTGTCGGCTTCGGCCTGGGCATCGGCCCGCTCGCCGGATACCTGGCCGGGGCGATCGGTGCCGGTGCGCTGATGGCGGTGTTCCTGGCCAACTCCGGTGGTGCCTGGGACAACGCCAAGAAGATCGTCGAAGACGGCCATCACGGTGGCAAGGGCTCGCCGGCCCACGCCGCCGCGGTCATCGGTGACACGGTCGGTGACCCGTTCAAAGACACCGCCGGTCCGTCGATCAACCCGCTGATCAAGGTGATGAACCTGGTCGCCGTGCTGATCGCGCCCGCCGTGGTGCAGCTCAGCGTCGGCGAAGACGCCTCCGCCGCACTGCGTTACACGATCGCCGGGATCGCCGTCGTGATCATCGTGGCTGCTCTGGTGGTGACCCGCCGGCGCACCGTCGACTACGGCGAC
- a CDS encoding ATP-binding protein, whose amino-acid sequence MAGVELRFPPAAEYVRTARLVAVAVARRAGLTEHLEELRLAVGEACARAVRRCAAAHCDDPVVLHVDDTGPGLVIEVTDAAKTDPGPEPVALSLIEGLADRVEVRTHHGISGAQVRLEWLPPGAAH is encoded by the coding sequence GTGGCCGGTGTCGAGCTGCGGTTTCCACCGGCCGCCGAATACGTCCGTACCGCACGCCTGGTCGCCGTGGCGGTGGCCCGTCGCGCCGGGCTGACGGAGCACCTCGAAGAACTCCGCCTGGCCGTGGGCGAGGCCTGTGCCCGGGCGGTGCGGCGCTGCGCCGCCGCCCACTGCGACGACCCGGTCGTCCTGCATGTCGACGACACCGGCCCCGGGCTGGTGATCGAGGTGACCGACGCGGCCAAGACCGATCCCGGGCCGGAGCCCGTCGCGCTGTCCCTGATCGAGGGCCTGGCCGATCGGGTCGAGGTGCGCACCCATCACGGCATTTCCGGCGCACAGGTGCGACTGGAGTGGCTACCGCCGGGTGCGGCGCACTGA
- a CDS encoding Rv3654c family TadE-like protein codes for MNRDRGSGTVLMIGLVGVAAVLMAALLGLGGAVVARHRAGAAADLAALAAVDSGEGCAAAGRVAAANGARLAECDPAADGSVRVTVTVEAPGLHRTASASARAAPGPARTPTGREPPGTG; via the coding sequence GTGAACCGCGATCGCGGCTCCGGCACCGTGCTGATGATCGGCCTGGTCGGGGTCGCGGCGGTGCTGATGGCGGCCCTGCTCGGCCTGGGCGGCGCTGTCGTCGCGCGGCACCGGGCCGGTGCGGCCGCCGACCTGGCCGCGCTCGCGGCCGTCGACTCCGGCGAGGGGTGCGCCGCGGCCGGGCGGGTCGCGGCGGCCAACGGGGCGCGGCTGGCCGAATGCGACCCGGCGGCCGACGGCTCGGTGAGGGTGACTGTCACGGTCGAGGCCCCCGGACTGCACCGAACCGCGAGTGCATCGGCCCGCGCGGCACCGGGACCTGCCCGCACCCCGACGGGCCGGGAACCGCCCGGCACCGGGTGA
- a CDS encoding TadE family type IV pilus minor pilin: MTHRSDRGHPTGVAPPRAPDHGSVTAEFALLMPVLVLFLVAVLAAATAGMAQLHCVDAARAGARAAARHDDPRPVAAAAGPAGAAVSVAGTGELVTVTVSAQVPLPLPWHPQIGVRARHTAQVEPQVGG; encoded by the coding sequence ATGACCCACCGGAGCGATCGGGGCCACCCCACCGGGGTGGCCCCACCCCGGGCCCCCGACCACGGCTCGGTGACGGCCGAGTTCGCACTGCTGATGCCGGTTCTCGTGCTGTTTTTGGTCGCCGTGCTGGCCGCCGCGACGGCCGGGATGGCCCAGCTCCACTGTGTGGACGCGGCCCGGGCCGGCGCCCGGGCGGCGGCCCGGCACGACGATCCCCGGCCGGTGGCGGCCGCCGCGGGGCCGGCCGGGGCAGCCGTCTCGGTGGCGGGGACCGGCGAGCTGGTCACCGTGACGGTGTCCGCCCAGGTGCCGCTGCCGCTCCCCTGGCACCCGCAGATCGGGGTGCGGGCCCGCCACACCGCCCAGGTGGAACCGCAGGTGGGCGGGTGA
- a CDS encoding DUF4244 domain-containing protein, translating to MRWTRSAAVSLRRVTSAPRGMGEIGASTAEYAMTMLAACTFAGVLMAIVRGSAVKGLLLTIIQKALNLG from the coding sequence ATGAGGTGGACGAGGTCGGCGGCGGTCTCGCTGCGACGGGTGACCAGCGCACCCCGGGGGATGGGCGAGATCGGCGCCAGCACGGCGGAATACGCCATGACGATGCTGGCCGCCTGCACCTTCGCCGGGGTGCTGATGGCGATCGTCCGGGGCAGCGCGGTGAAGGGGCTGCTGCTCACGATCATCCAGAAGGCCCTGAACCTCGGATGA
- a CDS encoding type II secretion system F family protein: MRGDPAARLGSASQPYRRSARTSPGPASATMPGPLVLDLIAALVESGAPPQAALRGTGAGLTGLGDPRGEKLLALADLVTDPASGDLKHDDATAALAEALTLAARSGLPPSALVRRAAAEERRRQAAARAAAIHRLEVLLVIPGAVCLLPAFVLLGIVPLVIRLVAG; encoded by the coding sequence GTGAGGGGCGACCCGGCGGCACGGCTGGGCTCGGCGTCGCAACCGTACCGCCGCTCGGCCCGCACCTCCCCCGGTCCGGCCTCCGCCACGATGCCCGGCCCGCTCGTGCTCGACCTGATCGCCGCACTGGTCGAGAGCGGCGCCCCGCCACAGGCTGCCCTGCGGGGCACCGGGGCCGGGCTCACCGGCCTCGGTGATCCCCGTGGCGAAAAGCTGCTCGCCCTGGCCGATCTGGTCACCGACCCGGCCTCGGGCGACCTCAAGCACGACGACGCCACCGCCGCCCTGGCCGAGGCCCTCACCCTGGCGGCACGGTCCGGCCTGCCGCCGTCCGCCCTCGTCCGCCGGGCCGCCGCGGAGGAACGACGGCGTCAGGCGGCGGCCCGGGCGGCGGCGATCCATCGTCTGGAGGTGCTGCTGGTGATCCCCGGAGCCGTCTGCCTGCTGCCGGCTTTCGTCCTGCTCGGCATCGTGCCCCTGGTGATCAGGCTGGTGGCCGGATGA
- a CDS encoding type II secretion system F family protein, which produces MSGGGIEAGPGRFIESHPSAADFVTLGRADAAQLCGRVSALSRAGVPPDRTWEVLALGRGPQARVAAIVAGMLAVGGTTAEGLRLAASTCEGPGVEALGWLATTAEVVQRSGAPAAAIFDGIGDGLLAQIAESDEREVALAGPRATARVLAALPLIGLLLGAVLGVNSLGVLFGTRPGLACLAAGLGLWWAGRAWTARLVRSVSEESRGRAS; this is translated from the coding sequence ATGAGCGGCGGCGGAATCGAGGCCGGACCCGGCCGGTTCATCGAGAGTCATCCATCGGCAGCAGATTTCGTGACCCTGGGCCGGGCCGACGCCGCGCAGCTCTGCGGCCGGGTCTCGGCGCTCTCCCGGGCCGGGGTTCCGCCGGACCGGACCTGGGAGGTACTGGCCCTCGGCCGTGGTCCACAGGCCCGGGTGGCCGCGATCGTCGCCGGGATGCTGGCGGTCGGTGGAACCACCGCCGAGGGCCTGCGCCTGGCCGCCTCCACCTGCGAGGGGCCGGGCGTCGAGGCGCTGGGCTGGCTCGCCACCACCGCCGAGGTGGTGCAACGCTCGGGCGCCCCGGCGGCGGCCATCTTCGACGGGATCGGCGACGGTCTGCTGGCCCAGATCGCCGAGTCGGACGAGCGGGAGGTGGCGCTGGCCGGTCCGCGCGCCACCGCACGGGTGCTCGCCGCCCTGCCGCTCATCGGGTTGCTGCTCGGCGCCGTTCTCGGGGTGAACAGCCTCGGCGTGCTGTTCGGAACCCGGCCCGGGCTGGCCTGTCTGGCAGCCGGACTGGGGTTGTGGTGGGCCGGGCGGGCATGGACCGCACGCCTGGTCCGCTCGGTGTCGGAGGAGTCTCGGGGACGGGCGTCGTGA
- a CDS encoding TadA family conjugal transfer-associated ATPase — MTTSEAVLSAVVARLRGGLAGSGRPRPDELAAMVAAASAGLGQVLGHDDVLVATERIRAELWGLGPLQPFLQLPGVTDVLVNGPGEIWVDRGEGLRRVPCPAALTEEAAVRSLAARLASAGGRRLDDAAPYADARLEGGIRLHAVIPPVAPDGTLISLRVLRQQPIDLGTLVSTGSLPPGWAEVLRAMVAVRAAFLVSGGTGAGKTTLLASLLSLVPPGERIVLVEDVGELRPAHPHLVRLEARHANVEGAGAVGLEVLVRQALRMRPDRVVVGECRGGEVRDLLAALNTGHAGGCGTVHANAPADVPARLEALGALAGLSADAVRAQAAAALDAVVHVERLGTRRRVTQIAIARRGDRGELTMLPALTADPHDPAADGTAGPGWAELAGRLEGA, encoded by the coding sequence ATGACCACGTCGGAGGCGGTGCTGTCGGCTGTCGTGGCCCGGTTGCGGGGCGGGCTGGCCGGTTCCGGCCGACCCCGGCCCGACGAGCTGGCGGCCATGGTGGCCGCGGCCTCGGCGGGTCTGGGGCAGGTGCTCGGTCACGACGACGTGCTGGTGGCGACCGAGCGGATCCGTGCGGAGCTCTGGGGGCTCGGGCCGCTCCAGCCGTTCCTCCAACTGCCCGGCGTCACCGACGTTCTGGTGAACGGGCCGGGTGAGATCTGGGTGGACCGGGGCGAGGGCCTGCGGCGCGTGCCCTGCCCCGCGGCGCTGACCGAGGAGGCTGCGGTGCGCTCGCTGGCCGCCCGTCTGGCCTCCGCCGGTGGGCGACGTCTCGACGACGCGGCGCCCTACGCGGACGCCCGTCTCGAGGGCGGCATCCGTCTGCACGCGGTGATCCCACCGGTCGCACCCGACGGCACGCTGATCTCGTTGCGGGTGCTGCGGCAGCAGCCGATCGACCTCGGCACCCTGGTGAGCACCGGCTCGCTGCCTCCGGGCTGGGCCGAGGTGCTGCGGGCGATGGTGGCCGTCCGGGCAGCCTTTCTGGTCAGCGGGGGCACCGGTGCCGGCAAGACCACCCTGCTCGCCTCGCTGCTCTCGCTGGTGCCACCGGGCGAGCGGATCGTGCTGGTCGAAGACGTCGGTGAACTACGGCCCGCGCATCCGCACCTGGTGCGGCTGGAGGCCCGGCACGCCAACGTCGAGGGGGCCGGTGCTGTCGGCCTGGAGGTGCTGGTGCGCCAGGCCCTGCGGATGCGGCCCGACCGGGTGGTGGTGGGGGAGTGCCGGGGCGGCGAGGTGCGCGATCTGCTGGCCGCACTCAACACCGGGCACGCCGGGGGCTGCGGCACGGTGCACGCCAACGCCCCGGCCGACGTGCCAGCCCGGCTGGAGGCCCTCGGGGCCCTGGCCGGTCTGTCGGCCGATGCGGTGCGGGCCCAGGCCGCGGCGGCGCTGGACGCCGTGGTGCACGTCGAGCGCCTGGGCACCCGGCGACGGGTGACCCAGATCGCGATCGCCCGGCGGGGCGATCGGGGCGAACTGACCATGTTGCCGGCGCTGACCGCGGATCCGCACGACCCGGCGGCGGACGGCACGGCGGGGCCCGGCTGGGCCGAACTGGCCGGGCGTCTGGAGGGGGCGTGA
- the ssd gene encoding septum site-determining protein Ssd: MASPWVLLLTSEPLLVAATGRLAAAYGVPVRTGIAPGAGPPGLVLVGSDHAGALPGPASGVPRLLLAAGTPGEQLWRTALELRAEQVVLLPEGEHLLAERLSRLDGGRAGGPLTFGVVGGCGGAGASVLAAALARTAALVTPTLLVEVDPFGGGADLLLGAEHEPGLRWPDLASARGLLLPGSLSGALPLIDGVHVLAAVRGSSGELSRPSATAVAAVLDSSRGEYGTVVVDIPRHPDEAVRAALRALDVLLVVVPAEVRATAAAQRVAAVVRPLTGDVRVVVRGPAPTGLSASSICTALDLPLAGVLRAEPGLRVALDRGEPPGLRGRSPLSRFCRELLAQELPARELPAAGLSR; the protein is encoded by the coding sequence ATGGCGTCTCCCTGGGTGCTCCTGCTGACCTCCGAGCCACTGCTCGTCGCCGCGACCGGCCGCCTGGCCGCCGCCTACGGCGTCCCCGTGCGCACCGGCATCGCTCCCGGCGCCGGGCCGCCCGGGCTGGTGCTGGTCGGCTCCGACCACGCGGGCGCCCTGCCCGGCCCGGCCTCCGGGGTGCCCCGGCTGCTGCTGGCCGCGGGGACTCCCGGCGAGCAGCTCTGGCGCACCGCCCTGGAACTGCGGGCCGAGCAGGTGGTGCTGCTGCCCGAGGGCGAGCACCTGCTGGCCGAGCGGCTCTCCCGGCTCGACGGCGGCCGGGCCGGCGGCCCTCTGACCTTCGGCGTGGTCGGCGGTTGCGGCGGCGCCGGGGCCAGCGTGCTGGCGGCCGCCCTGGCCCGCACGGCCGCCCTGGTCACCCCCACGCTGCTGGTCGAGGTGGACCCGTTCGGCGGCGGGGCCGACCTGCTGCTCGGTGCCGAACACGAACCCGGGCTGCGCTGGCCCGATCTGGCCTCGGCCCGGGGGCTGCTGCTGCCGGGCAGCCTGTCCGGGGCGCTGCCACTGATCGACGGGGTGCACGTGCTCGCGGCGGTGCGAGGGTCTTCCGGAGAACTGTCCAGGCCGTCTGCCACGGCCGTGGCCGCGGTGCTGGACTCCTCCCGCGGCGAATACGGCACGGTGGTGGTCGACATCCCCCGGCATCCGGACGAGGCTGTGAGAGCCGCTCTGCGGGCCTTGGATGTCCTGTTGGTCGTAGTACCCGCCGAGGTGCGGGCAACCGCCGCAGCGCAGCGCGTGGCGGCCGTGGTGCGGCCTCTCACGGGCGACGTGCGCGTGGTGGTGCGGGGTCCGGCACCGACCGGACTGAGCGCATCGAGCATCTGCACCGCACTCGATCTGCCCCTCGCCGGAGTGCTGCGGGCCGAGCCCGGGCTGCGGGTGGCCCTCGACCGGGGCGAGCCGCCCGGGCTGCGGGGCCGCAGTCCGCTGTCCCGGTTCTGCCGCGAGTTGCTGGCCCAGGAACTGCCGGCCCGTGAGTTGCCGGCTGCGGGGCTGTCTCGATGA
- a CDS encoding HAD family hydrolase yields MGAERAGRGREAAFFDLDKTVIARSSTMAFSRPLHAGGLLSRSAMLRSAYVHLLYHAGGADHAQMERMRDTVSRMVIGWDVQQVRDIVATTLAELIVPIVYEEATALIAEHQKAGRDVVIVSASGIELVEPIGAMLGVDHVVATRMAILDGRYTGAIDYYAYGENKAEAIRELAAARGYRLERCFAYSDSITDLPMLRAVGHPVAVNPDKGLRREAQLRDWPVQDFSRPISLRPKFPAAQAAAGTAALGAGAAAGLVWYASRRKDSVKDVKPVSGREAARVRRATSRPE; encoded by the coding sequence ATGGGTGCCGAGAGAGCCGGGCGGGGGCGCGAGGCGGCGTTCTTCGATCTGGACAAGACGGTCATCGCTCGATCCAGCACCATGGCCTTCTCGCGGCCCCTGCACGCCGGCGGGCTGCTGAGCCGCTCGGCCATGCTGCGCAGCGCCTACGTGCACCTTCTGTACCACGCGGGTGGCGCCGACCACGCCCAGATGGAACGCATGCGCGACACGGTGTCCCGCATGGTCATCGGCTGGGACGTGCAGCAGGTGCGCGACATCGTCGCCACCACGCTCGCCGAGCTGATCGTGCCGATCGTCTACGAAGAGGCCACGGCCCTGATCGCCGAGCACCAGAAGGCGGGTCGCGACGTCGTCATCGTGTCGGCCTCGGGCATCGAGCTGGTCGAGCCGATCGGGGCCATGCTCGGCGTCGACCACGTGGTCGCCACCCGGATGGCCATTCTCGACGGGCGTTACACCGGCGCCATCGACTACTACGCCTACGGCGAGAACAAGGCGGAGGCCATCCGTGAGCTCGCGGCGGCGCGGGGCTACCGGCTGGAGCGGTGCTTCGCCTACAGCGACTCGATCACCGACCTGCCGATGCTGCGGGCGGTCGGGCATCCGGTCGCGGTGAACCCGGACAAGGGTTTACGGCGGGAGGCGCAGCTGCGGGACTGGCCGGTGCAGGACTTCAGCCGCCCGATCAGCCTGCGCCCGAAGTTTCCGGCGGCCCAGGCTGCCGCGGGCACCGCGGCGCTCGGTGCCGGCGCTGCCGCCGGTCTGGTCTGGTATGCGTCCCGCCGCAAGGATTCTGTGAAGGACGTCAAACCTGTCTCCGGCCGGGAAGCCGCCCGTGTGCGGCGGGCCACCTCCCGACCGGAGTGA
- a CDS encoding Fic family protein: MTADSALAASLSALENLPGVAAAVQSARTACTEIRWHNALRRRSAEARAEATVRSARNSAALEGARYPVDLVRDAARGASELPDDASGQLTRAAIRVYSEAAQVEKSLAAAPAQALARLHLAAAGGLLPADQVGRPRQDGELPGDGIGEPGTAPAGAALAARLAGIIDLLSAPPSAPALVVASLVHAEILTARPFVAGNGLVARAAAHAVIVGRGLDPMGVVVWEAAHLDAGPDYHRRLLAYTTGQADAVAAWLVHCADAVVKGAGEGRVVCDAVTMGRVVGTSGA, translated from the coding sequence GTGACCGCTGACTCCGCCCTGGCCGCCAGTCTGTCCGCCCTGGAGAACCTGCCGGGCGTGGCCGCCGCGGTGCAGTCGGCCCGCACCGCCTGCACGGAGATCCGCTGGCACAACGCCCTGCGGCGGCGCTCGGCCGAGGCCCGGGCCGAGGCCACGGTGCGCTCGGCCCGCAACAGTGCCGCGCTGGAGGGCGCCCGCTACCCGGTCGACCTGGTGCGGGACGCCGCGCGCGGTGCCTCGGAACTGCCTGACGACGCCTCCGGGCAGCTGACCCGGGCGGCGATCCGGGTGTACTCGGAGGCCGCCCAGGTGGAGAAGTCGCTCGCCGCCGCTCCGGCCCAGGCCCTCGCCCGGTTGCACCTGGCCGCGGCGGGCGGGCTGTTGCCGGCCGACCAGGTGGGACGCCCGCGCCAGGACGGCGAGCTGCCCGGCGACGGGATCGGCGAGCCGGGGACCGCACCGGCCGGAGCCGCCCTCGCCGCACGACTGGCCGGGATCATCGATCTGCTGTCCGCCCCGCCCTCGGCCCCGGCGCTGGTCGTCGCCTCCCTGGTGCACGCCGAGATCCTCACCGCACGGCCCTTCGTGGCGGGCAACGGCCTGGTCGCCCGGGCCGCCGCGCACGCCGTGATCGTGGGCCGCGGCCTCGACCCGATGGGCGTGGTGGTGTGGGAGGCCGCGCACCTGGACGCCGGCCCGGACTACCACCGCCGCCTGCTGGCCTACACCACCGGGCAGGCCGACGCCGTCGCCGCCTGGCTGGTGCACTGCGCGGACGCGGTGGTCAAGGGCGCCGGCGAGGGACGTGTGGTCTGCGACGCCGTCACGATGGGCCGGGTCGTCGGCACCTCCGGGGCCTGA
- a CDS encoding GtrA family protein, with protein MTASTSTDLAADAGRDREGAGQRRRTVGQLLRFAGVGVLSTLAYSLLYLILRQMMNSFLANTLALLITAIANTAANRRVTFGVKGNQGLAGDHAVGLLAFAVGLGLTNGSLAVVGWLDIDAHWVEVVVLTVANALSTVLRFVALRMRLPRSQGAHTA; from the coding sequence ATGACCGCTTCGACCAGCACGGATCTCGCCGCAGACGCCGGCCGCGACCGAGAAGGCGCAGGTCAGCGGCGTCGCACGGTCGGTCAGCTGCTCCGGTTCGCCGGGGTCGGCGTGCTCAGCACCCTCGCCTACTCGCTGCTCTACCTGATCCTGCGCCAGATGATGAACTCGTTCCTGGCGAACACCCTGGCCCTGCTGATCACCGCGATCGCCAACACGGCGGCCAACCGCCGGGTCACCTTCGGGGTGAAGGGTAACCAGGGACTGGCCGGTGACCACGCGGTCGGACTGCTGGCCTTCGCCGTCGGGCTGGGGCTCACCAACGGCTCCCTGGCCGTGGTCGGCTGGCTCGACATCGACGCGCACTGGGTCGAGGTGGTGGTGCTGACCGTGGCCAACGCGCTGTCGACCGTGCTGCGGTTCGTGGCCCTGCGCATGCGCCTGCCCCGGTCCCAGGGAGCGCACACCGCCTGA
- a CDS encoding LytR/AlgR family response regulator transcription factor, with translation MDPDGAALARMTQFFRADPRISAVRTTRNRAGALQILRDDPVDLLVCDVSTPGLDGPHLARALARIDRHPHLVFTVPARQHPPRSFELDSVEYVDKPVTAERLAEAVRRTVAASTDETIAVELAGVTRFIRRSQILFVQAQGDYARLHTATGSHLIRVPLSTLEERWEPYGFLRIHRSTMVALPHVDQVSTAGGRMRVRLRGRTLQVSRRQGRHVRDVLMAGTDGPQRGDPHQIRTQQVG, from the coding sequence GTGGATCCCGACGGAGCGGCACTCGCCCGGATGACTCAGTTCTTCCGGGCCGACCCGCGGATCAGTGCGGTCCGCACCACGCGAAATCGCGCTGGTGCGCTCCAGATCCTCCGCGATGACCCGGTGGACCTTCTGGTGTGCGACGTGTCCACACCCGGGCTGGACGGGCCGCACCTGGCCCGTGCCCTGGCCCGGATAGACCGGCACCCGCATCTGGTGTTCACGGTTCCGGCGCGACAACATCCACCCCGCTCGTTCGAGCTGGACTCGGTGGAGTACGTCGACAAGCCGGTCACCGCGGAACGCCTGGCCGAGGCGGTGAGGCGCACGGTCGCGGCGTCCACCGACGAGACGATCGCCGTCGAGCTGGCCGGGGTCACCCGATTCATCCGGCGGTCCCAGATCCTCTTCGTCCAGGCTCAGGGCGACTACGCCCGGCTGCACACCGCCACCGGCAGCCACCTCATCCGGGTGCCCCTGAGCACCCTCGAGGAGCGCTGGGAACCGTACGGTTTCCTGCGCATCCACCGCAGCACGATGGTCGCGCTGCCGCACGTGGACCAGGTGAGCACGGCGGGCGGGCGGATGCGGGTACGGCTTCGTGGGCGCACCCTCCAGGTGAGCCGCCGGCAGGGCCGGCACGTCCGGGACGTGCTGATGGCCGGCACCGACGGCCCGCAGCGCGGTGATCCGCACCAGATCCGCACCCAGCAGGTGGGCTGA